The window ATTGGCTGACACATTCCTCCATGGCTTCGCCCACTCCCTACGATTTCACCGGCCGCACGGTCGTCATCACCGGTGCCGGCAGCGGCTTCGGTCTCGCCTCGGCGCAGCAGTTTGCCGCCGGCGGCGCGAGCGTCATCGGCATCGACCGCAACGCCGGCAGCCTCGCCGCCGTCATCGCATCGCTGCCGCCTTCCCCGTCCGGCGCGCCGGCGCATCGCGCGATTGTTGCCGATCTTCGTCCCGCCGAGGCAGCTGAACGCGTGATAGCCGAAGCCGCTTCCCACTCGGCCTATCTCGATGTGCTGGTGAACTCCGCTGGCGTCTGCCATTTCAACAGGCCAGCCACCATCACCGCGGAGGAGTGGGACGAGGTGCTCGAGATTGATCTGCGCGCGCTCTTTTTTCTGGGGACCGCGTTCGCGGAACGCGTCGATGCGAAGCGCGGCGCGCGAATCATCAATCTCGGCTCCAACGCCGGGCGCAAGGGCCGCGCGCTTTCCGCCCACTACGCGGCTGCCAAGGCCGCGGTCGCCAGCGTGTCCGAGTCCCTCGCCCTGGCCTACGGTCCGCGCAATGTCACCTGCAACACGGTCTGTCCGGCCGTCGTGCTGACGCCGCTGTGGGAGGAGAGCTTCCGTGAGCTCGGAAATTTGACGGGCAAGTCGTCCGCCGATCTCGTCGCCGGCTGGACCCAGGCAACCCCGCTGCGACGCCTGGGCACGCCCGAGGATGTCGCCGATCTCATCACATTCCTCGCCAGCGACCGGGGTGGTTTCATCACCGGGCAAACCATCAACGTCTGCGGCGGTTTCCAGCACACCTGCTGACATTTCCCGTGAAAATCACCTCCGTCCGTCCCTTCACTGTTCGCTACCCCGAGCCTCACGATCACAACCGGCCGCGTCTGCTGACACTCGTGCGAATCGAGACAGACAGCGGTCATGTCGGCTGGGGCGAGGCCATCACGATGTTCCTCGGTGCCTGTCGCGCGACGGAGGCCGTGGTGACCGAGGACTTTGCACCGCTTCTCATCGGACAGGATCCGCTGAATGTCCTGGGTCTGCATGACCGCCTCCGACGTCACGTCTGGTGGTATGGACCCCAGGGCATCGCCGCTCTGGCGCTCAGCGCGGTCGACATCGCCCTGTGGGATCTCAAGGGCCGCATCCTCGGCCAGCCGGTGTGGTCGCTTCTCGGTGGAAAAGTGCGCGACGCTGTCGTGCCGTGCGCGTGCATTCACTTCGATCTCGATCGCTTCGAGTGGAACCTCGATGAATTCCGTGCCTTCGCCGCCGAGGGTTATCGTTACGTCAAGGGCGGATGGGGATCGCGTCCCGAGAATGTCTTCGGCCAGGACCGCGAGCGCGACATTGCCCTGGTCTCCGCGTGCCGCGCGGCCATCGGCGACAAGGTCGATCTCGTTGTCGACGCCCTGGCCGCGCGCACCCGTTGGGATGTGAAGACCGCGGTGCAGCGTTGCCGCGACCTTGCCCCGTTCCGTTTGCGCTGGATCGAGGAACCACTGCCACCGACCGATCTCGAAGGTCACGTGGCGCTTCGCGCGCAAGTCGATCAGCACATCGGAACCGGTGAGCAGGAATGGAACCTTGAGGGTTACCGCCGCCTTCTGCGCTACGGTGCGGTCGACATCGTGCAGATGGATCCGGCGCGTTGCCAGGGCATCACCGGCACGCTTGCGATCGCCCGCCTGCTCGAATCGGAGAACAAACCCTACACCCTCCACACTTGGAGCAGCGCCCTCTGCACCGCCGCCGGCATCGCCGTGCAGGCCGCGACCAGCAACGGACTGACCTTCGATCACAAGCCCCGCCCGAATCCGATGCAGCACGAACTCGTCGAGGACTCCTGGCAGGTTGTCAACGGCACCATCGCCGTGCGTGACACCGCCGGACTGGGTGTCACCGTGCGTGAATCGGTCGTTGAACGTTATCGCATCTAGCCACCATGTCCGAATCTTCATTTCTCCCCGGATACCTCAAGGACCCGCTCCACGCCTGGAGCACGCCGCTGGCCGCGCCGCTGTCGGCCTCGTTTCCCTTCACGTTTCGTGACGTCACGGTGCTCACGCTGGCGTACCGCTCGACACCCGCCGCCATCCGGCGGCTCATGCCGGAGCCGCTCAAGCCGATCAGCGACTGGGTGCTCGTGCACCTCTACAACATGGGCGACGTCGAGTGGCTCGGCCGCTATGGCGAGTGCAATGTCATGGTCGGCGCCGAGCTTCCCGGGCGCGCACGCGGAGGCTTCTCGCCGTTTCTCTTCCTGAACTCCGACGGCGGACTCGCCCAGGGACGCGAGGTTCACGGCCAGCCGAAGAAGTGGGCGAACCCGCGTGTCGAGGCGCGCGGCGACCTTGTGGTCGGCGCGCTGGAGCGCAATGGCATCGACGTGCTCACGGGGACGATGGTGTACAAGCAGAACCGCGGGGATCTCGCGGATCTCAAGCGCCTCACCTTCGATTTCGCCCTCAACCTGAATTACAAGGTCGTGCACCACATCGACGAGCGCCCCGCGATCCGCCAGATCACGAGCCGCCGCCTCTCGGACGTGAAGATCACGGAGTGCTGGGCGGATCCTTGTTCCGTCGAAATCCGCCCGAACATGCAGGCGCCGCTTCACCTGCTGCCCGTTGTGGAAACGGGACCGGGCTACTTCTGGAAGGGGGAGTTCACGCTGGTGCCGGGTGAGGTCCTTCACGACTACCTGGCAGCTCCGGCGGGTTGAGAGCCACATGAGGCGAATGACAGTCTTCAGGCATGTGCGGGCGATACACGATCACCAATCCCGAGGCGCTTCGCGGCCTGGTCCAGTGGATCTGCGAAGGCGAGGATGTCTGGCAGGAGACCGCGCCCCGCTGGAACATTCACCCGGAGGACACGATGGCGATCGTGCACCGCAGTGTGGATGCCGGATGCCAGGTGAAGCCCATGCGTTGGGGATTGGTTCCCTTCTGGGAAAAGTCATCGAAGCCCAAACTCGCCCCCATCAATGCGCGCAGCGGTGAAGCTTTTGCCAAGCCGTTCTTCCGCCAGGCCATCCAGAAACGCCGCTGCCTGGTGCCGGCGGACGGCTTCTACGAATGGCCAAAGCAGGAAAGAACCGGCAGGGCGCCGCGCCACCCGAACTACTATACACTGACCGACCACCGTCCGTTCTTCTTTGCGGGCATTTTCGAAACCGCCGTGGAAGGCCTGCGTCCTGACACCTTCACGCTTTTCACCACCGCGCCCAACTCCCTGCTCCTCGCGCTGCCCCATGAGCGCATGCCGGTTATCCTCGAATCGGAGCGCGCAAAGGAATGGATCCGCCCCGGGCCCATTTCCGAACCGGGATTTCTCGATCTCTGCCGCACGTTTCCCGCGGACCAAATGACCACCTGGCGCGTGAGCACGCTCGTGAACAAGCCAGGCAACGAAGGCCCCGAGTGTGCGGCTCCGCTCGACGCCGGGGGTTCGGACCAGGCGTCATTCGGGTTCTGATTCCCGCATCGCAAGGGGTGCATTCGCGTTCCCTCTGGTAGTGACGGATGGACTGACCCTCTATGAGTCACTCGCTGTGCCCCCGGATTGGAACTACACTCTCCTGCCAAACGAAAGTGGGAATTAAATTTTGCACACGCCCTAACCCCTCGCCGGACGCGAGCCACGCTCACTCAAGGTTCCCTCAATGCGCTGCGGCGAAAACCGAGCGTAGAGCACGCCGACAATCACCGCCCGCGAGCCGTGCAGACGGTAATAG of the Opitutaceae bacterium genome contains:
- a CDS encoding mandelate racemase/muconate lactonizing enzyme family protein, with the translated sequence MKITSVRPFTVRYPEPHDHNRPRLLTLVRIETDSGHVGWGEAITMFLGACRATEAVVTEDFAPLLIGQDPLNVLGLHDRLRRHVWWYGPQGIAALALSAVDIALWDLKGRILGQPVWSLLGGKVRDAVVPCACIHFDLDRFEWNLDEFRAFAAEGYRYVKGGWGSRPENVFGQDRERDIALVSACRAAIGDKVDLVVDALAARTRWDVKTAVQRCRDLAPFRLRWIEEPLPPTDLEGHVALRAQVDQHIGTGEQEWNLEGYRRLLRYGAVDIVQMDPARCQGITGTLAIARLLESENKPYTLHTWSSALCTAAGIAVQAATSNGLTFDHKPRPNPMQHELVEDSWQVVNGTIAVRDTAGLGVTVRESVVERYRI
- a CDS encoding SOS response-associated peptidase; the encoded protein is MCGRYTITNPEALRGLVQWICEGEDVWQETAPRWNIHPEDTMAIVHRSVDAGCQVKPMRWGLVPFWEKSSKPKLAPINARSGEAFAKPFFRQAIQKRRCLVPADGFYEWPKQERTGRAPRHPNYYTLTDHRPFFFAGIFETAVEGLRPDTFTLFTTAPNSLLLALPHERMPVILESERAKEWIRPGPISEPGFLDLCRTFPADQMTTWRVSTLVNKPGNEGPECAAPLDAGGSDQASFGF
- a CDS encoding acetoacetate decarboxylase family protein, coding for MSESSFLPGYLKDPLHAWSTPLAAPLSASFPFTFRDVTVLTLAYRSTPAAIRRLMPEPLKPISDWVLVHLYNMGDVEWLGRYGECNVMVGAELPGRARGGFSPFLFLNSDGGLAQGREVHGQPKKWANPRVEARGDLVVGALERNGIDVLTGTMVYKQNRGDLADLKRLTFDFALNLNYKVVHHIDERPAIRQITSRRLSDVKITECWADPCSVEIRPNMQAPLHLLPVVETGPGYFWKGEFTLVPGEVLHDYLAAPAG
- a CDS encoding SDR family oxidoreductase; translated protein: MASPTPYDFTGRTVVITGAGSGFGLASAQQFAAGGASVIGIDRNAGSLAAVIASLPPSPSGAPAHRAIVADLRPAEAAERVIAEAASHSAYLDVLVNSAGVCHFNRPATITAEEWDEVLEIDLRALFFLGTAFAERVDAKRGARIINLGSNAGRKGRALSAHYAAAKAAVASVSESLALAYGPRNVTCNTVCPAVVLTPLWEESFRELGNLTGKSSADLVAGWTQATPLRRLGTPEDVADLITFLASDRGGFITGQTINVCGGFQHTC